A stretch of Corallococcus macrosporus DNA encodes these proteins:
- a CDS encoding S1 family peptidase has translation MVALHACLLLGCLPACGPAAREPPGQVFHTRSPGLVQGTDAPGDGAAVALVARRTRCGGEAPVLLCSGALIAPDVVLTAAHCLAVFGEAGPYEVFLGPTLLPEPGPGGRFVRVTRAVAHPGYVPATHAWDAALLRLAVPVTDVPPFRLPGGSDAPVAPGDPVRAVGYGDTKDASRPSGQRRQGGLQVTGVTASAFQAGPAPAMTCVGDSGGPVLGGPPGNELLLGLTVSGDVACRTEAVQVRVDALGDFLRPFLEEAPPPAPASPFPLDALCQEACASDADCPSGLLCVSAGDAPARCLLPALQAGTYGGTCSEDAACGDRGVCARLEVDGDDACRCFTPCEATVDPGTPGDGNPGEASGCASGPGGLGVTLAVLLGLLWCVKAPTKPQV, from the coding sequence GTGGTTGCGCTCCACGCCTGCCTGCTGCTCGGCTGCCTGCCTGCCTGTGGCCCGGCTGCTCGCGAGCCCCCCGGGCAGGTCTTCCACACCCGGAGTCCGGGTCTCGTCCAGGGCACGGACGCACCCGGGGACGGGGCGGCGGTGGCGCTGGTGGCCCGGCGCACACGCTGCGGAGGCGAGGCGCCCGTGCTCCTGTGCTCGGGAGCCCTCATCGCCCCGGACGTGGTGCTGACGGCGGCGCACTGCCTGGCCGTCTTCGGGGAGGCGGGGCCCTATGAGGTCTTCCTGGGGCCCACGCTGCTCCCGGAGCCGGGCCCCGGCGGGCGGTTCGTGCGGGTCACCCGGGCGGTGGCCCACCCGGGCTATGTCCCGGCCACGCACGCCTGGGACGCCGCGCTCCTGAGGCTGGCGGTGCCGGTAACGGACGTCCCGCCCTTCCGGCTCCCCGGGGGGAGCGACGCCCCGGTGGCGCCGGGAGACCCCGTGCGGGCGGTGGGCTACGGGGACACGAAGGACGCGTCCAGGCCTTCGGGCCAGCGGCGCCAGGGGGGGCTCCAGGTGACGGGCGTCACCGCCAGCGCCTTCCAGGCCGGCCCCGCTCCGGCCATGACCTGCGTGGGGGACAGCGGAGGCCCGGTGCTGGGAGGCCCGCCCGGGAACGAGCTCCTCCTGGGCCTCACCGTCAGCGGCGACGTGGCCTGCCGGACGGAGGCCGTCCAGGTGCGGGTGGACGCCCTGGGGGACTTCCTCCGCCCCTTCCTGGAGGAGGCCCCGCCCCCGGCCCCGGCCTCCCCGTTCCCCCTGGACGCCCTCTGCCAGGAGGCCTGCGCCAGCGACGCGGACTGCCCCTCCGGACTCCTGTGCGTCAGCGCCGGGGACGCACCCGCCCGGTGCCTCCTGCCCGCGCTCCAGGCCGGGACCTATGGCGGGACCTGCTCGGAGGACGCCGCCTGCGGCGACCGGGGCGTGTGCGCCCGGCTGGAGGTGGACGGCGACGACGCCTGCCGCTGCTTCACCCCCTGTGAAGCCACTGTCGACCCCGGGACACCCGGGGACGGCAATCCCGGGGAGGCCAGCGGGTGCGCCAGCGGCCCCGGCGGCCTGGGGGTGACACTCGCCGTCCTGCTGGGACTGCTCTGGTGCGTGAAAGCACCTACAAAACCGCAAGTGTAG